In Microtus pennsylvanicus isolate mMicPen1 chromosome 17, mMicPen1.hap1, whole genome shotgun sequence, one genomic interval encodes:
- the LOC142837178 gene encoding uncharacterized protein C2orf78 homolog encodes MSENCQSAPFTGTECALQPSVPVLRNATPSAGSVCNFYGVCTPAVSSAWLLSSDSSTCCQQLTDSACLYQRAGTTMLTKPTDQNQISTSTFFYPSVLHWDLRESTTRREAPFLDAPLTVIDQNTTPSSITAQCDNTFHINALPPSYPTLSACLVQATPSNLPDQRYILAPCYLHGSQVYYYDQNSLGPPMAEEFWQCQQAYGSVSCSGNQASSLHPEMVMALQEIQPMNIQTPFSTSPIYWPTSAQTMPDTSLQVVEREMTLGLTPSEQTLCLLQNPDLGNACTQDAQMTIAPVSGNRSLTALMHSPSEFLALPPAPSLEKTQKNNADEMNAEQSTPLDSYEGTKCNQDARTHHEDMLKEDDPGTIDNTANHVQSKSQIFVPKRPSGSKKTQELKPSSHRVKAKEKPAIPKTKRKRNPPELSHDSFKKPRTHLGMHMLESVQVFHPLGKKSERKTGISSSRALLNFSSNKDPRTGPDTTSLLDMPREGQSLDKSLGKIQRPGSSAPKRCPSPSQYELPQPGKVKLVPLPFPVLDKPQTKPVSRKLLCLASRRPTVAYPVRPHSHSAQPPTLKPSQPAPASTSLMASDKPALPNGTSATRANITKPIQSCPGPQPAASLPAPYRASSHTSLHREPLSAASNKALSSPKAKTQYLLLDFSCQPIPWRKVDIPGPVISQPITEEQRPEREAMKRRAQQERENAAKGTSLGKPQLFLQREKDMEISRYYGYAV; translated from the exons ATGTCAG aaaattgccaaagtgcacctttcactgggacagaatgtgctctgcagccctctgtgcctgtgctgaggAATGCCACACCCTCAGCAGGAAGTGTGTGCAATTTCTATGGGGTCTGTACCCCAGCTGTGAGCTCAGCATGGCTCCTGTCATCAGACTCCAGTACATGCTGCCAGCAGCTCACGGACAGTGCCTGTCTTTACCAACGCGCTGGCACGACCATGCTGACTAAGCCAACTGACCAGAACCAGATCTCTACTTCGACATTTTTCTATCCAAGTGTTCTCCACTGGGATCTCAGAGAAAGCaccaccagaagggaagctccGTTCCTGGATGCCCCTTTAACTGTCATTGACCAGAACACCACCCCCTCGTCTATAACAGCCCAGTGTGATAACACTTTCCATATCAATGCATTACCACCATCCTATCCAAcactgtctgcctgccttgtaCAGGCAACGCCATCAAATCTACCAGATCAACGATATATCCTGGCACCTTGCTACCTGCATGGAAGTCAGGTCTATTATTAtgaccagaacagcctgggtcctCCAATGGCTGAAGAATTCTGGCAGTGCCAGCAGGCCTatggctctgtgtcctgctctgggaatcaggcttcctctctgcaccCAGAGATGGTGATGGCACTACAGGAGATTCAGCCAATGAACATCCAaacacctttctccacctctcccatctactggcccacatctgctcaaaccatgccagacaccagtcttcaag tggtggagagggagatGACCCTGGGATTGACACCTTCAGAGCAGACACTGTGTCTGCTACAGAATCCAGACCTCGGCAATGCCTGCACCCAGGATGCCCAGATGACGATAGCACCTGTCAGTGGGAACAGGTCATTAACTGCCCTCATGCACAGtccttctgaattcctggccttgcctccagccccaagcctggaaaagacacagaagaacaatgcAGATGAGATGAATGCTGAGCAATCAACACCTCTGGATTCCTATGAGGGCACAAAATGCAACCAAGAC GCCAGAACCCATCACGAGGATATGCTGAAGGAAGATGATCCTGGGACCATAGACAACACGGCCAACCACGTGCAGAGCAAATCTCAGATATTTGTACCCAAGAGGCCCAGC ggctccaagaaaacacaggagctgaagccatcaagtcacagagtcaaggcaaaagagaagcccgccatccccaagaccaagaggaagaggaatccacctgagctcagccatgacagctttaagaagcctcgaactcacctcggcatgcacatgctggagtccgtgcaggtctttcacccactggggaagaagagtgagaggaaaactGGCATCTCCTCCTCCCGGGCTCTGCTGAACTTCAGCAGCAACAAAGATCCCAGGACGGGTCCTGATACCACATCACTGCTGGATATGCCACGTGAGGGCCAAAGCCTTGACAAAAGCCTGGGCAAGATTCAGAGACCAGGGAGCAGTGCTCCCAAGCGGTGTCCATCTCCATCCCAGTATGAGCTTCCCCAACCTGGGAAGGTCAAGTTAgtacctctgcctttcccagtcctggacaagcctcaaaccaaacctgtttctagaaagctcctctgcctggcttcacGCAGGCccactgtggcttacccagtgaggcctcactcccactcagctcagcctcccacgctcaagccatcccaaccagctcctgccagcacatcactgatggcctctgacaagccagctctgccaaacggcaccagtgccacacgagccaacataaccaagcccatccagtcttgccctgggcctcagccggctgcctctttgcctgcaccctacagagcatcatctcacacttcactccacagggagcctctttctgctgccagcaacaaggccctctcatctcccaaagctaaaacccaatacctgctgctagacttcagttgccaacccatcccatggaggaaagtggacattccagggccagtcatctcacagcccatcactgaagagcagaggccagagagggaggccatGAAGAGGCGGGCTCAACAAGAGCGAGAGAATGCTGCCAAGGGTACctccctgggaaaaccacagcttttccttcagagggagaaagatatgGAAATTTCGAGATATTATGGCTATGCAGTGTAA